The Amycolatopsis japonica nucleotide sequence GTCGAGCATCTTCCCGCGGAGGGCGAGGTTCGCGTACTGGAAATCGCGCCTGCCTTCGGCGAGGATCTCCGCCAGCCTGTCCGCCCAGCCCCTGAAGGTGCCGTCGGGCAAGTCGTCGTTGAGTCCTTCGGTGAAGCTGTCACCGATCGCCACATAGCTGTCGAATCCGTACACGTTGGGTCCCCTTCCGTCCGTGTGCCCCCGGTTGGTACTTGTACACCACAACTAACAGCTGAGAGCGCCCCTGCAATCCCACCTGACCGAAACCCGTGGTTCAGCCCGTTGACACAGTCTCTTATTTTGTCGGACGTCCATGCATCTCTTTTAGTGGGATGTACACTCCTGGGCTGCGAAGATTCCCCTCAAGCGGGCGTAAACCGGACATGGTATGTGGCGAACGTCTCCCCGCCCGGGTGTTCGGGCTCATAGATCCGGCAGGCTGTAAGGGTGACCTCACGACCCCCGCGCGAGTCGCTCGCCCAGATCCTCGGCGGGCGGCGTGGCGCCATCGACGCGAGCATCCCGCCCGCGGCCTTCGTCCTGGGCTGGCTGATCGCCGGTCAGTCGATCGCCTGGGGCTCCGGAGTGGCGATCGGGGTGGCGGTGCTGCTCGGCGGGTACCGGGTCGCGCGGGGCGACAAGGCCCGCGCGGTCGTGGTGAGCCTCGCCGCGGTGATCGCCGCCGCGCTGATCGCGCTGCACACCGGGCGCGCCGAAGACTTCTTCCTCATCCAGCTGCTGTCCAATGTGGCCAGCGCGCTGCTGTGGGCGGCCAGCATCGTGGTCCGGTGGCCGCTGCTCGGCGTCGTGGTCGGGCTCGTCATCGGGCAGAAGACCCGCTGGCGCCGCGATCCCGCGCTGCTGCGCGCGTATTCACGGGCGAGCTGGGTGTGGGTCTTCCTCCAGTACACCCTGCGGGTCGCCGTGTACGGCTCGCTGTGGTGGAGCGGGCAGGTGGTCGCGCTCGGTATCGCGCGGACGGTGCTGTCCTGGCCGCTGGTCGCGGTGACGGTCGCCGTGAGCGGCTGGGTGCTGTACCGCACGCTGCCGCCGGATCATCCCGGTCTGCGGGTGGTGGAGGAAAACGAAGATCCCTCGGATTCCGAGCCCGGTGGGCTGCCCAGGACATAAGGCGGCCCCCGGCGAGGGGGGAGGGTCCGGGGGCCGGGTCCTACGGTACCCGGAGTTCGGCCCCGGAGTCGATGGTTTGGTCTTTTCGGGCTTGTTTCGGGTGTTTTTTCACCGATGCGCCGGTCGCGGCGCCCCTTCCCCATAGGCGTCGACGGCGGCGAGCCACGCGGCCCCGAGGACCCCATCGGTGCTGGTCAGGACTTCGAGGCCGGCGAGTTCGGCGCGGACCTTCGTCCCGACCGGGCCCTCCGACGACAGCACTCCGCCCACCAGGACGATCGGCGTCCTCTCCCCGGGATCCCGCGCGGTCATGACGTTCGTCACCAGCAGGGCGGCCGCGCGGGTGGTGATCTCGTCCGCCGCCGGGTCGCCTTCGCGGTAGGCCTCGCTGACGAACGGGGCGAACCTGGCGAGCCGGATCGGCGCTTCGGCATTGGCGCTCGTGACGAGCGCGCGCCAGAGCGGGGACCGGTCGCTCCCCGCGTCCACTGCGGACGGTCCGAGCGCTTCGGTGAGCACGGCACGCGCGAGCGGACCGGGTTCGCCGCCGCGGCCGAGAACATCCAAAGTGGAACGAACGGCTTCACGGCCGAGCCAGTACGCCGAACCTTCGTCACCGAGCAACCAGCCGTAGCCGCCGACGGTGGAAACCATGCGCCTGCCACGGATCCGGCCGGCGATCGACCCGGTTCCCGCGACGAGAACCGAACCGTCGGGCGAAGAGGTCGCCGACGCGTAGGCGACCTCCGGGTCGGGAACCGTCCGCACCGGACCGATCCCCGCGTCCTTCCAAGCGGCTTCGAAGATCTCCGCGATCGACGGATCGCTCAGTTTGCTGACGCCCGCCATGCCGACGACGCACGCCGCCGTCGCGGCCGGGTCGAGCTCGCCCAGCGCGCCGGTGATCGCGCTCGCGATCCGCGACGCGGCCGTGTGCGGTGGATGGGAGTTGGGGTTCGCCCCGTCCGCGCGCCCGGTGCCGAGGACGGCGCCGGAGGCGTCGACGGCGATCGCTCGCGTCGACGTGCCTCCGGCGTCCACACCTACGACGTGACTCACCGGGTCTTGGTCACCTTGAGCAGCCCGCGGGGGCTGTCCGGGTCACCGCCGCGCGCCAGCGAGAGGCCGAGCGCGATCCGCTGGATGGGCAGGATCTCCAGGATCGGGGCGACCTCTTCGGCGGACGGCGCGACGCCGATCCGCAGCGCCGCGGGGACGTCCGCCGAAGCCGAACCGACCGCGAGCACGTCCGCGCCGCGTTTGCCGACGGCCTCGAGGACCTCCTGCATCGCGCCCACGCCGTGGCCCTGGCTCGTCACGGCCAGCACGGCGGTCTCACCGTCGACCGCGGCGACCGGACCGTGCAACAGGTCCGCGCCGCTGTACGCGCGGGCGGCGAGGTAGCTGGTTTCCGCCAGCTTCAAGGAACCTTCCAGCGCCGAGGCGTAGGAGTAGCCGCGACCGGTGGTGAGCACCCGGTCGACGAAGCGGTAGCGGTCCACCGCGCGCTGCACGCCTTCGACGGAACCGTCGAGGGTCTGCTGTGCGAGCTCGCCCAGCTTCTCCGCGTCCTCGCCCTTGCCGCCGCGGACCGCGTCGATCAGAAGGTAAAGCGACAGCAAGGTGGCCGAGTACGTCTTGGTGGCGGCCACGGCCTTTTCCAGCCCCGCGCCGATGTCGACGCCGAGTTCGGCGGCGGCGCGCAGCGGCGATTCCGGGGTGTTGGTGACCGAGACGGTCAGCGCTCCCTGGCGACGCGCGGTTTCGGTGACCTCGATGAGATCCGGAGAACCACCGCTTTGGCTTACTGTGATGAAGAGAACGTCCCGCAGATCGGGACGGGCGCCGTACAAAGTCGCGGTGGAGGGCGAAACGAGACCGCAGGGGAGACCGAGGAGTACTTCGATCAGGTACTTCGCATACAGGGCGGCGTGGTCGCTGGAGCCCCGGGCGGCGAGCAGTGCGAACCTGGGCGGGCGCTTGGAGATGGCTTCGGCCACCTCGGCGATTTCGGCCTGTCGCTCCACGATTCCTGCCAGAATGGCGGGTTGCTGGGAGATCTCCGCGGCCATGTGCTCGCCGGGGCGCTGTTCGGTCATCTCGTTCCCTTCCACCGGGACGTACTTCGTCCCCCGAGTAGGTCTAGACCAATGCTAGCCCGAATGGACGTTTGTGGAGAAGGGTACGTTTCCTAGCGGGGACGGTGCGCGTTCGAGTGGGAAGGCTTAGGGAGTCGGTCATGTTGGAGACAACCACCGCGAGTGAGGCGGGCGCTACGGCAGGGATGCGCGGACAGCGCGAACCCAAGTACTGGGCGCTGAAACAGCATCTGCTCGATCTGCTCGACGCGTTGCCCCCGGGCTCGCCGATTCCGACGGAACGGGCACTGGCGGGGGAATTCACCGTTTCGCGCACCACGGTCCGGCAGGCGCTCGCCGACCTCACCGCCGAGGGCAGGCTCCACCGCGTGCAGGGCAAGGGCACCTTCGCCGCCGAACCGAAACTCGCGCAGCGCCTGCAGTTGTCGTCCTACACCGAGGACATGCGCAAGCAGGGCCTCAAGCCTTCCTCCAAGCTCCTGGAGATCGACGAACTGCCCGTCGAAGCCGATCTGGCGAAACTGCTCGGAATCCGGGTGGGCGCGAAGATTCTTCGCCTTCGCCGTCTCCGGCTCGCCGATTCGCAGCCGATGGCGCTCGAGACCACGCATCTCCCGCTCGGCCGGTTCCGCGGTTTGCGCAAACACGTTTCCGCAGGTGGCTCCCTGTACGCCGTGTTGAGGGAGCACTACGGCGTCGAGCTCGAAAGGGCCGAGGAAACGATCGAGACCGCTCTCGCCGGACCGCACGAGGCGGAGATGCTCGGCGCCGACGTCGGAATGCCGATGTTGCTCCTTTCGAGGCATTCCTTCGCCACCGACGGAAAACCGGTCGAGTTCGCCAGGGCGATCTACCGGGGTGACCGTTACAAATTCGTCACCACGCTGCTTCCTTGAGCGCGCGCTGACGGAAACGTTTCGCAGGGCGCGGGCGCCCTACAAAACGTTTCCGTGGCCTTCGGCCGAAAGAGGGCGCGCGCTGTGCGGACTCCTCGTCGCGCTGGCGCGCTTCGAGGAGTCGATCTCCCGGTTCCGTTGTTTGGTTCTTATTTGCCTGACGTGTCAGGCGATTTGGGTAGCCCGGTGGCGGGTTGCGTGATTCAGTCATCCCATGACTGACACGGCGGCGGGAATCCGATGGGGGACGCCGGTGGCGCGCGGCGTACTCGCCACGACCATCGTCGGCTCGGGCATGGCGATGCTCGACGGGACGATCATCAACGTCGCGCTCCCGAGGATCGGCGAAGAACTCGAAGCGTCCGTCGCGGGCCTTCAATGGATCCTCGACGGCTATCTGCTCGCGCTCGCCGCGCTGATCCTCGTCGCCGGATCACTCGGGGACCGCTACGGCCGCCGTCGCATGTTCCTCGTCGGCGTCGTCTGGTTCGGCGTCGCCTCCGGGCTGTGCGCCGCCGCGACGACCACCGAGATGCTCGTCGCGACCCGGATCCTCCAAGGGATCGGGGGAGCTTTGCTCACGCCCGGCTCCCTCGCGATCCTCCAAGCGTCCTTCGCCCACGACGACCGGGCCCGCGCGATCGGCGCCTGGTCCGGGCTCGGCGGGATCGCGGCGGCGATCGGCCCGCTGCTCGGCGGCGTCCTCGTGCAGGTGTGGTCGTGGCGGCTGGCGTTCCTGATCAACCTGCCGCTGGCCGCCGTCTGCGTCCTGCTCGCCCGGCGCTACGTGCCGGAGTCCCGCGACGAGGAGGCGACCGGGCATCCCGACTTCCTCGCCGCCGCCGTCGGCGCGATCGGTCTCGCCGGTCTCACCGGCGCGCTCGTGGAGACGCCCGGACGCGGTATCGGTGACGTCGTCGTCCTGGTGGCGATCGTGCTCGGCGTCGTCGGTCTGGTGGCGTTCCTGGTGATCCAGCATCGCTCCGCGGATCCGCTGGTGCCGCCGAAACTGTTCCGCGACCGGACGTTCAGTCTCGCCAACGCGCTGACCTTCGTCGTCTACGCGGCGCTCGGCGGCGTGATGATGCTGATGGTCATGCAGCTTCAGGTGTCGCTGGGCTATTCGCCGACCGCGGCCGGGCTCGCCGGGCTGCCGATCACCGTCATCATGCTGCTGTTCTCCGGCCGGTCGGGCGCGCTCGCGCAGAAGATCGGGCCGCGTACGCAACTGGTCGTCGGCCCGATCCTGGTCGGCGTGGGCATGCTCCTGCTGATGCGTGTCGGGCCGGGATCTTCGTACCTGGGGTCGGTGCTGCCCGCCGTCGTCGTGTTCGGCGCCGGGCTGGCGACGGTCGTCGCGCCGGTGACCGCGACGGTGCTGGCCGCCGCGCCGGACCGGTACGCCGGCGTCGCCTCCGGGGTCAACAACGCCATCGCCCGGTCCGGCGGCCTGCTCGCGATCGCCGTCCTGCCCGCCGTCGCCGGACTTTCCGGCGCCGCGTACACCGATCCGGTCGCGCTGACCGCGGGCTGGCGGACGGCGTTGCTGGTGTGCGCGGCGCTGGCGATCGGCGGCGGCCTGATCGCCCTCGGCATCCACAACGGTGTCCTCGACACCCCTTCGGCCGAGGACACCGACGAGTCACCGCATCCGGGCGAATGTCTCCATTGCGGGGTCGACTCGCCCCCGACACACGTCCGCCCCGGCGGTCACGCGTGATCAGACACGGAACTCGCGTGATTGGGGCCGGAACTCGCGAGTTCCGCCTCCAATCACGCGAAATCCGGCTTCAATCACGCGAGTTCCGGCTAAGCCAGTAGTTCGGCGAGGGTCGCGGGGTCCAGGTTGCCGCCCGAAACGACCGAAACGACCTTGCCCGGCGGCAGCGCTTCGCGGTGGGAGAGGAACGCGGCGGTCGCGGTGGCGCCGCTCGGCTCGGCGACCAGCCGCGCGCGGTGCGCCAGCGTCCGGACGGCGTCCCGGATCTCCTCCTCCGAAACGGTGATGACGTCGTCGAGCACCGACTGGAGGTGCGCGAAGGTCAGATCCGACGGCTGGGCGCGCAGACCGTCGGCGCTGGTCCGCGCCCGCAGGTCCATCGGCCACTCGATACGCCTGCCCGCGCGCAGGCCCTCGGCGGTGTCGGCCGCCAGCTCCGGCTCGACGCCGATGACCTTCGCCTCCGGCAGCAGCGCCTTGATCGCCGTGCCGACGCCCGAGGCCAGCCCGCCGCCGCTGAGCGGGACGAGGACGACGCCTGCGTCCGGCAGGTCTTCGGCGATCTCCAGGCCGACGGTGCCCTGTCCGGCGATGACGTCACGGTGGTCGAACGGCGGGATCATGGTGAGTCCCCGTTCCTCGGCGACGGCGAGCGCGGAGGACTCCTGCGCGTCGATCGGGACCTCGATGACTTCGGCGCCGAGCGCCTTGGTGGCTTCGACCTTGGCGCGCGGGGCGACGTCCGGAATGAGGATCACCGCGGGGATCCCGAATCGCTTCGCCGAGTACGCGACCGCTTGCGCGTGGTTGCCACTGGAAAACGCGACGACGCCGCGAGCGCGCTGATCTTCGGTCAACGCGGCGATCGCATTGTACGCGCCGCGCACCTTGAAAGCGCCGATCGGCTGAAGGCTTTCCGGTTTGAGCCACAACGGCGCCCACCCTTGTGCCAGCAGCGGTGTGCGCACCGCGACGCCTTTGACACGGCTCGCCGCGTCGCGGATTTCCTCGATCGATATCAGATCCATACGCCCGATTATGTCAAGGAGTTGTGAACCGTGGACAGTCCTTTTTGGACAGATGGCGTGGCGCTCCTCACGTGCGGACAACGAAGGGAGCATCCCGTGCGCCTTATTCGTTAGGACGGGTGAGGACCGACTAGCAGCAGAACGGGATCATGACCAAGGAGACCTCGGAGAAGACCGAAAAGACGGAAAAGCAGGGCCGGATCATCCAGGTGACGGCGGCGGCGATGGCCGCGATCACCGCGGCACTGCTGGGTTCCACGCTCGGTGTGGCCGGAACGGTCGCGGGCGCCGGGCTGGCGAGTGTGATCACGACACTCGGCGGCGAGCTGTACCTGCGTTCGCTTCAGCGGACGAAGGACGCGGCGTTGAAGGCGCGAGTGGTGCTGACCGTGCCGGGGCGGCGCCGGGTGCTCGACCCGGGCGAAGAAGAGACCGTCCGGTTGAAACCGTCCGAGGCCGAAGAGGAACCCGCGGGCCGGAAGTTCAAACCACGCTGGGCGGTGATCGCCGGGGTCAGCGTGGTGGCGTTCGCGGTGGCGCTCGTCGCGATCACCGGCTTCGAGGGCGCGACCGGGAAGACCTTCGGCGGCGGGACCGGGACGACCATAGGGAAGATCATCGGCGGCGGACAGGCGCAGGAGCCGCAGGACAAGCACGACAGCCCGCCGGCGACGTCCCCTTCGGAGACGAAGGACGACCAGCCCGAGACGACGCCGACGAACACTCCGCCCCCTTCGACCACGCCCACCACTACGCAGGCGCCCCCGACGACGCCGACAGCGCCGTCCACCACGCCTTCGACCTCCCAGGCGCCGCCGACGACGCCCTCGGCCCCTCCCGCCTCGAACACCCCCGTGCCCTGACCCTCTCCCGCATTTCGTCCTCTGAATGCGGTAGTTCGTATCGCCGACTACCGCATCCAGAGGACGAAATGCATAGGTCAGGGGAGGGCGGAGCGAAGCGTGCGAGCGGCCGCTTCGGGGTCTTCGGCCTCGGTGATCGCCCGGACGACGACGATCCGCGAGGCCCCCGCGGCCAGCACCTCGGGCAGCCGCTCGGTATCGATCCCGCCGATCGCGAACCACGGCCGCGTCGTCCCGGACGCGGCCGTCGAGCGCACCAGGTCGAGTCCCGGCGCGGACCGGCCCGGTTTCGTCGGGGTCGGCCAGCACGGGCCGGTGCAGAAGTAGTCGACGCCGGGCTCCCCGGCGGCGGCCGCGGCCTGTTCGGCCGAATGGGTGGACCGGCCGATCACCACGTCGTCCCCCAGCACGCGGCGCGCCAGCGACACCGGGATGTCGTCCTGACCCAGGTGCAGCACGTGCGCGCCGACGGCGAGCGCGACGTCCGCCCGGTCGTTCACCGCGAGCAGCTTGTCGTGCTTCTCGCACGCCTCGGCCAGCACTTCGAGGGCGGCGATCTCGTGTTTCGCCTCGATCGGGGCACCGCCGGTCTTGTCCCGCAGCTGGATGATGTCGACCCCGCCGGCCAGCGCCGCGTCGGCGAATTCGGCGAGATCGCCGCGGCCGCGGCGGGCGTCGGTGCAGAGGTACAGGCGGGCGTCCGCGAGCCGGGCGCGGATCGGCGAACCAGACAGGGTGGGCATGGCGGCGACGGTACTCGCGCGCTACGGTGTGGTGGTCCGCACGGGAGCCCGAGGACGGGCTGAGAGGGAGCCGAGACCGCTCCGACCGTGGAACCTGATCCGGGTCATGCCGGCGCAGGGAGCGTGATCGCAGATGAAGGAACTTTCGGTTGTCGGCGGCGGGGTCATCGGCCTCTCGGTCGCTTGGCGTGCGTCCGCGCGCGGTCGTCGCGTCACCGTGTACGACCCGGATCCGGGGCGAGGCGCGTCGTGGCTCGCGGGCGGAATGCTCGCGCCGGTCACCGAGGCCTGGCCCGGCGAGGAGGACGTGCTCACCCTCGGTGAGGCGTCGCTGCGCCGCTGGCCGGATTTCGCCCGTGACCTGGCCGAAGAGGGTGTCGATCCGGGCCTTTCCCCGCACGGCACACTCGTCGTCGCGCTGGACAGCGCCGACGCGGGCAACCTCGAAATGCTCGCCGCGTACCTCACCGAACTCGGCCGCGAGGTGGAGCAGCTGACCGGGCGCGAAGCCCGCCGCGCCGAGCCCGGTCTCGCCGGAACAGTCCGAAGTGGACTCCTGGTACCCGGGGACCTGGCCGTGGACAACAGAAAGCTGCTGCACGCGCTCAAACACGCGTGCGATGTGCACGGCGTCGAGTTCCGCCACGAGACGGTCACCGAGCTCGAAGACCTCGACGGCGACGTCGTCCTCGCCGCTGGTGCCTGGACCGGACGCCTCCACCCCGCGCTCGACGGCGCGGTCCGCCCGCTGAAGGGGGAGATCCTGCGCCTGCGGCCGCGACGGGGCTGCCTGCCGCCGCCGAAGAGGACCGTCCGCGCGATGGTCGAGGGCCGCCCGATCTATCTCGTCCCGCGCGACGACGGGCAGCTCGTACTCGGCGCGACCCAGTACGAGGCCGGTTTCGACGAGACCGTCACCGTCCGAGGCGTCCGTGAGCTGCTCGAAGGCGCGGAGCGCGTCTTCCCGGGCCTGACCGAATACGAACTCGTGGAGACGGCTGCCGGGCTTCGCGCGGCGAGCATCGACACGATGCCTTTCATCGGTGAGCTGGGCGAAGGCGTCTTCGCCGCGACAGGTCACCATCGCAACGGTCTCCTGATGGCCCCGGTCACCGCGGACGCCGCGGTCGCCTGGCTGGAGGGACGGCCGTTGCCGGACGAGGTCGCGGCGGCCACGCCGTCGCGGCGAAGCGAGGAGCGGGTGTGATGGAGATCCAGGTCAACGGCCAGTGGCACGAATTCCCCGACGGGACCACCGTCGAGGGTGTGCTGGAGGCGCTGGGCACGGCGACGCGGGGGGTCGCGGTCGCGGTGGACGGTGTGGTCGTCCGGCGTGGCGACTGGCCGGAATCGGTGGTGCGCAAGGGCGCCAGCGTCGACATCCTCACCGCTGTGCAAGGAGGCTGACATGAACGGTGACGAACTCGTCATCGGCGAGCACAAACTCTCGTCGCGGCTGATCATCGGCACCGGCGGCGCGGGCAACCTCGCCGTGCTGGAACGCGCGCTGGTGGCGTCCGGGACGGAACTGACCACCGTCGCCATGCGCAAGGCCGACGCCGAAGGCGGCTCCGGTGTCCTCGAACTGCTTCGGCGGCTCGGCATCCGCCTGCTGCCCAACACCGCAGGCTGCCGTACGGCCGCCGAAGCGGTCCTCACCGCGCAGCTCGCCCGCGAAGCGCTCGAAACCGACCTCATCAAGCTGGAGGTCCACGCCGACGACCGCACGCTGCTGCCCGACCCGTTCGAGACCCTCGAAGCGGCCGAACAGCTCGCCGCGGACGGTTTCACCGTGCTCGCGTACACGAACGACGACCCGGTGCTGGCACTGCGGCTGGAGGAGGCGGGCTGTGCGGCGGTGATGCCGCTCGGCGCGCCCATCGGCACCGGTCTCGGCATCCGGAACCCGCACAACATCGAGCTGATCGTGTCGCGCGCCGGGGTCCCGGTGATCCTCGACGCCGGGATCGGCACGGCTTCCGACGCGACGCTGGCGATGGAGCTCGGCTGCGACGCCGTCCTGCTCTCCACCGCCGTGACCAGGGCCGCGGATCCGGAACGGATGGCATCGGCGATGCGGGCCGCCGTCACCGCCGGGCGGCTGGCCGCCGGCGCGGGGCGGATCCCGCAGCGGTTCTGGGCGCACGCCTCGAGCCCTCCACGGTAACCCTTTTGTACGGTTCACGGCCTTCACGGCGAGTACGCCCCCGGAGCCCGTATGGTTGACGGCACTTTCCGGAGGCATACCCGCCGCCGTGTACCCAGAGGAGCCAGTGGTGACCACGTCAACGGTCCAGGACGTTTCGGGCAGGTTGTTCCTGGCCGTGGGCAGGCTGTCCCGGTCACTGCGGCAGGCGGGCGTGCCCGGACCAGGCCACGGTGCGATCTCCGCGCTCGCGACGCTCGTGCATCACGGACAGCTCCGTCTGGGGGATCTCGCGGCGAAGGAAGGCGTCGCCGCGGCCACCATGTCGAGGATCGTCGCTTCGCTGGTCGAAGCGGGCTACGTCAGCCGTGAATCGGACCCGATCGACAGGCGCGCCTGGCTCGCGGAGGCCACCGAAGAGGGCGAGAGGCTGGTTTCCGGCGTCCGGTCGACGCGGGTGAACGAACTCGGCAAACGCCTCGAACGGCTGACTCCGGAGCACCAGGCGGCGCTCGCGGCGGCTCTCCCGGCGCTCGAAGCGCTTATTGCCGACGAAGAGCGCTGACTTCGGCGCGAAGAGCGCGAAGCTCGTCGAGGATCTCCTTGTTCGCCTGAGCCTGGGTTTCGGCCTGCTTCGCCTCTTCCTCGCGGATGTCCTGGCGAAGCTCGTCCTCCATCCCGCTGACCACCACGGCGATGAAGAGGTTCAGCACCGCGAAGCTGGACACGAGGATGTAGACCACGAAGAACACCCAGGCCATGGGTGCTTCCTTCATGATCTCCTTCGCGATGTCCGGCCACGCCTCGCCCGTCATCACCTGGAACAGCGTGAACAGCGAAGTGCCGAGGTCGCCGAAGTTCTCCGGTGAGATCGCGCCGAACAGTTTCGTCGCCATCACGCCCGCGACGAAGATGATCAGCGCGAGGAGCGCGGCGATCGAAGCCATGCCGGGGATCGACGCGAGCAGGCCGGTGACGACCTTCCGCATCGACGGCACGACCGAGATCAGCCGCAGCACCCGCAGGACCCGCAACGCCCGCAGCACCGCGAACGGGCCGGTCGTGGGGATCACCGCGATGCCGACGACGAGCAGGTCGAAGATGTTCCACGGGTCGCGGAAGAACTTCGCGCGGTAGGCGTAGAGCTTCGCGCCGAGTTCGAGGACGAAGATCCCGAGTGCGACGTAGTCGACCGTGTGCAGCAGCGTCCCGTACTCGGCGACCATTCTGGTCGAGGTCTCCAGGCCGAGGGTGACGGCGTTGAAGACGATCACCGCGATGATGAAGTTCTGGAAGCGGCGGTCTTCGACGACCCTGGCCACCGTTTCGCGTCCCGTCACGGCGCAGATGGTAACCGTCCGTGTGCTCAGTGCTCCGGCGCAAGCCGCCAAAACGCCGAAACCGGACCGACCTTCGCCCCCATCGGGTAGGCGTTTTCGACCGCGTGTGAGACGAACCACTTGCCGTAGCGGGCGGCCTCGACGACGGACATCCCCTTCGCGAGACCGGCCGTCAGCGCCGACGCCATCGTGTCCCCGGCGCCGTGCGTGTGCTGCGTCGCGTACCGCTCACCCGGCAGCTCGACGAACGTGGAGCCGTCGAAGAGCACGT carries:
- a CDS encoding ion transporter → MTGRETVARVVEDRRFQNFIIAVIVFNAVTLGLETSTRMVAEYGTLLHTVDYVALGIFVLELGAKLYAYRAKFFRDPWNIFDLLVVGIAVIPTTGPFAVLRALRVLRVLRLISVVPSMRKVVTGLLASIPGMASIAALLALIIFVAGVMATKLFGAISPENFGDLGTSLFTLFQVMTGEAWPDIAKEIMKEAPMAWVFFVVYILVSSFAVLNLFIAVVVSGMEDELRQDIREEEAKQAETQAQANKEILDELRALRAEVSALRRQ